GATGGGTACGAACTCTACAAAAAATACGTGATCGAAAAAACGGAGGTGACGGCAGAACTAGAAATGATCTAAGTCGAAAACCTCTCGAACGAGGGCGCGTTGTAAACGCAATTCTCAACTACCGCAGGTTACTGGTCAGACTTATTCGATCCAATTTCCTGTTCCTTAGGGTTTGTTAATTTTTAGATTCACTTCTAGGTTCTTCTTAAAGAAATTCCGGTGAATATCAGCGCTCTTGTTTGAAGAGCGCTCGAACGAACTGCCGCGATAACCTAGTATGATTGAAACTAGTTAACTTTGAGCTAAAGCGTTTCTAAAATTTTACGGGCTTTCGCTGCTACTTTTTTTTCGAATTTAGTCAGGTCCTTCGCCACGAGGAGGATGGATCGCGTCGCTTCTTTTTCGGAGAGGGAATTTAAAAACTCCTCAAGAAAATCAGGGCCAATTTCGTCGCTCAGGATGGTCATAACTTCTGATGGTGATTGAGCGGACGGGAAATGTTCCGGATAGCACTCACTAGCCCATTTTAGAAAGGCGGAAGAAATTTTTTTATCCTGGTACCAGCAGCCGTCAAAAAAGGAGCCCTCGTAACTTTTGACCATCCACTTTAGGTCTTCAGAATCAACCGGCAATGCGCCTGACGAATTCGCTTTGGTTTTTTTTACGCCGGAAGAAATTCTAGGACTAGGACTTTGATTTTTCTCAGCCCATTGTTTCAGAAGACCGACCATTTCTTTTTTTGCGAGTTGAAGCATTTGTTTCATGGTCGGGTGTCCGCCAAAAGGATCAGCTCCTTTTTCAAGGAGTAACCTGGCGGCTTCCAACTGATTCTCTTGAACCGCGTAATAGAGCGGGGTTGCGGGAGTCCGCTCTTCAGCAAAAGGAGTGTGTTTGCCGATATCTGTTCCATTTATATCCATTCCCGCGGCAAGAAGTAATTCAATAATTTCTAAGGCCCCCTGCTTACTTGCAAAATGTAGTGCGACCAAACCTTTCAGCTTAATGTCGATTCCGGCTTGAAGAATAAGTTTTACGCAATCGGGATCTTTCCCTAACACGGCAGCGTCTAAAGGCGTTCTTCCCTTTTTCCAATCCTTGTGAATCACAGGTGCGCCGTTTTTCAAGAGCAACTTCAGCGTTTCGACGTCCGCTTTCTCGGCTGCTCCATCCAAGGCGCTCATTCCCACCAAGCTGTTGGTTTTTGCGCCCGCTTCAATTAAGAGCGCGACAATCTCCGGCTTTCCCTTCTTTGCGGCAAGATGAAGCGGAAAAAAAACACCACCGGCGACTGCATTAAGATTGGGCTTTAACTCAAGAGCTTTTCGAACTTCATCAATTTTTTTCGTCACAATTGCATCAAAGAGCGCGCCTTGAATTTTTTTGTCTGCCATCACCCCTCCGTAGTATCAATTTTGGAATCGTTTTAACCAAATTTGAGAGTTATCTAAACTCACGATTCAACGGTTACATATTTATTTTTTCACGACCTGTGAGAGTTGTCTATTGACCCAAC
The window above is part of the Deltaproteobacteria bacterium genome. Proteins encoded here:
- a CDS encoding ankyrin repeat domain-containing protein, which produces MADKKIQGALFDAIVTKKIDEVRKALELKPNLNAVAGGVFFPLHLAAKKGKPEIVALLIEAGAKTNSLVGMSALDGAAEKADVETLKLLLKNGAPVIHKDWKKGRTPLDAAVLGKDPDCVKLILQAGIDIKLKGLVALHFASKQGALEIIELLLAAGMDINGTDIGKHTPFAEERTPATPLYYAVQENQLEAARLLLEKGADPFGGHPTMKQMLQLAKKEMVGLLKQWAEKNQSPSPRISSGVKKTKANSSGALPVDSEDLKWMVKSYEGSFFDGCWYQDKKISSAFLKWASECYPEHFPSAQSPSEVMTILSDEIGPDFLEEFLNSLSEKEATRSILLVAKDLTKFEKKVAAKARKILETL